CCAGGCCGTTCGCCTCCGCGTGGGCCTGCACGTAGCGGGCCAGTCCCTCCAGCCACTCGTAAAGCCGCTCCACCTCCAGCAGCGGATCCGCCTCCGGACCCAGCCGGCTCCGCCAGTACGCTGCCCGGGCGTCCCGCACCGCCAGGAACGCCCGCACGGCCGCGCGGACGCCGGCCTCGCCGGTCGCCTGCGCCGCCGCGCGCAGATGCTCCGCCTCCCGCGCCTGCAGCCGGTTGTTCTCCGCGTCCAAGTAGAGCTCATACCAGAGCCTCTCCTGCGCATGGCCCTCGTCCCAGCCGGCGGTCCACTCCTCGACCACGGGCATCTGGTAGGCGTGGAACAGCTCGTGCACCACCGCCCCCACGTACTCGTCCTCCGTGAGCCCGTCCCCGATCCGGGCGCCCACAAGCCCTTTCAGGAGCCCGGCCTCGCCGCCCGCCAGGAGCTCCTCGCCGGCCTCCAGGCCGCCCAGCGCCTGGTCCAGCAGCCGCCGGCCAGCCACCACGGCGACGGGCTGCTCGCCGACCTTCCAGACGCCATTGGCCACGACGGGGATCTCCGGGCGCTGCAGCCGGACCACCTTCAGCGCTCCGGCTGCCACGGGCGTGCCGGGCGGAGCTTCGGCCCCGGCAGGGAAGTTGACCAGGTAGTTCACCCGCCCTTTGGTGAGCAGGATTGGGGTCGACTCGGGCTCCCAGCCGTCGAAGAGCCCGGCCACGTCCCGGGCCCGCCGCAGGGCCGCCTCCAGCAGGGCGGCGTCCTCTTCCGTCCAGGCCAGCGGGTCCGGCGCCCCCGCCAGGGCTGCCGCCAGCAGAATCCCTGCGCCCAGCCAGGCCAGGGCGATGCGGCGGGACGCTTCCCGCCACCCGAAGGCGGCCGCCGTCAGCCCTCCGGCGGCCCAGAGGTGGAGCAGCCCGCCCAGCAGCGGCCGGGGGTCCACCGCACCGCCGGGGGCGAAGAGCCGCAGGACCGACGCCGCGACTGCGCCCGTCGGGGGCAGCAGCGCCAGCCCGGCGCGGGCGAGAGGGGTCCACCAGCCGTCCGCGAGCGACACCAGGGCGGAGAGCTCGGGGCCGAAGGCGCCGAGCCCGTAGGCGAGCAGCCCCAGAAAGCCGGCGGCGGGCGCGGGCAGCCACACCGAGCAGAGCGTGGTCACCGCCGCGACCGCGGCGGCGTTGAGCAGGAGCCCGGTCAGGGCGAGGAGCAGTGCGGGGACCAGGTCCGACCCACCCCGCACCACCAGGGCCGGGAAGAGCGGCACCGCCAGGACCAGGAGAAAGAGCCACCCGCTGAGAACATTGCCAAGGAGGAACCCCGCGCCGATCTGCCAACGGGGAAGGGGCCGGACCAGGAGCAGCTCGGCGGTGCCCCGCTCGAACTCCCGGGGCAGGGTGTTCATGCTGAGCACCACGGTCACGACGGCCCCAACGAAGCCGGCCATGGCGAAGCCGACCCGCATCGCCCCGGCGGGGTCAGCCAGCAGGTCGTTGCCCGCGGCATCCCGCACCGAACTGCGGCTGCTGATCAGCACCACGCACATGAGGAGGAGGCC
The nucleotide sequence above comes from Symbiobacterium thermophilum IAM 14863. Encoded proteins:
- a CDS encoding ABC transporter permease — its product is MSFTPDEARGTQPAPGAAGGAPVLTVALNVVRETLRSRGLYALTAVGLLLMCVVLISSRSSVRDAAGNDLLADPAGAMRVGFAMAGFVGAVVTVVLSMNTLPREFERGTAELLLVRPLPRWQIGAGFLLGNVLSGWLFLLVLAVPLFPALVVRGGSDLVPALLLALTGLLLNAAAVAAVTTLCSVWLPAPAAGFLGLLAYGLGAFGPELSALVSLADGWWTPLARAGLALLPPTGAVAASVLRLFAPGGAVDPRPLLGGLLHLWAAGGLTAAAFGWREASRRIALAWLGAGILLAAALAGAPDPLAWTEEDAALLEAALRRARDVAGLFDGWEPESTPILLTKGRVNYLVNFPAGAEAPPGTPVAAGALKVVRLQRPEIPVVANGVWKVGEQPVAVVAGRRLLDQALGGLEAGEELLAGGEAGLLKGLVGARIGDGLTEDEYVGAVVHELFHAYQMPVVEEWTAGWDEGHAQERLWYELYLDAENNRLQAREAEHLRAAAQATGEAGVRAAVRAFLAVRDARAAYWRSRLGPEADPLLEVERLYEWLEGLARYVQAHAEANGLDALLDELAEPIGEGGTPRSRVYALGAAQALALDRLSPGWRQEAMQGVSLEALLRAVAD